The Granulicella arctica genome segment CTTGCTCGCGAGAACCGATTCGATTACCTGCTCATCGAATCCACCGGCATCTCCGAACCATTGCCCGTCGCGGCTACCTTCACCTTCATCGACGAAACCGGCAAGTCACTTTCCGATGTCGCGCGGCTGGACACCATGGTAACTGTTATCGATTCCGCGAAGTTCCTCGACGACTTCCAATCCTTCGACGATCTTCGCGGACGACAACTTGCTATGAACGATGAAGATGAGCGCACTCTTGGCGACCTCCTGATCGACCAGGTCGAATTTGCCAACATCCTCGTTCTGAATAAGATCGACCTTGTGAATGAGGGACAGCTTGCCCGCCTCGAAGGCATCCTGAACCATCTCAATCCCGAAGCGCGCATCGTCCGTTCCACACGTGGTCACGTTGCCCTTTCGGATGTTCTCGATACTGGTCTCTTCGACATGCAGGTCGCGGAGGCATCCCCGGGCTGGGTGAAGGAACTCAACGGCCAGCATGTCCCAGAGACTGAAGAGTATGGCATCTCCTCCTTTGTCTTCCGCGCCCGTCGTCCCTTCCATCCAGACCGCCTTGAAGCCCTTACCGATGCTGGTTTACCCGGTGTCCTCCGCGCCAAAGGATTCCTCTGGCTCGCCTGCAATCACGACGAGACAGTTCTCTTCTCGAAGGCTGGCAGGACGCTGACCTTTGAACCATCGGGCCTCTGGCTTGCTGCCGATCCTGACGGTCACGATCCAGATGATCCCGAACTCGCAGAGTACATTGGCAAGGTCTGGGAGCATCCCTTCGGCGACCGTCGACAGGAGATCGTCCTCATTGGAGCCGGGATGGATCGTCTGATGCTTGAAGCCGGTTTCTCCAGCGCGCTTCTCACCGATGCAGAGATGGCCAAAGGGCCAAATGCCTGGGCTCAGTACAAAAATCCCTTCGCCGCCCTCTTCACCGAACGCGAATCTGCGTCAGCGGCATAGTCCGAGTCGCGAA includes the following:
- a CDS encoding GTP-binding protein → MPLPLPTTVLSGFLGAGKTTLLNHVLNNRNGLRVAVIVNDMSEINIDSQLITNSGAGLSRTEEKLVEMTNGCICCTLRDDLLQEVSRLARENRFDYLLIESTGISEPLPVAATFTFIDETGKSLSDVARLDTMVTVIDSAKFLDDFQSFDDLRGRQLAMNDEDERTLGDLLIDQVEFANILVLNKIDLVNEGQLARLEGILNHLNPEARIVRSTRGHVALSDVLDTGLFDMQVAEASPGWVKELNGQHVPETEEYGISSFVFRARRPFHPDRLEALTDAGLPGVLRAKGFLWLACNHDETVLFSKAGRTLTFEPSGLWLAADPDGHDPDDPELAEYIGKVWEHPFGDRRQEIVLIGAGMDRLMLEAGFSSALLTDAEMAKGPNAWAQYKNPFAALFTERESASAA